The Chryseobacterium geocarposphaerae genome has a window encoding:
- the rpsT gene encoding 30S ribosomal protein S20 — protein MANHKSALKRIRQNEARKLRNRYYHKTARTAMKVLRNEEDKAAAAEQLPKVISLLDKLAKKNIIHKNKAANLKSKLTKHVNKLA, from the coding sequence ATGGCAAATCATAAATCAGCATTAAAGAGAATTAGACAGAACGAAGCAAGAAAACTTCGTAACAGATACTACCACAAGACTGCTAGAACAGCAATGAAAGTATTGAGAAATGAAGAGGACAAAGCTGCTGCTGCAGAACAATTGCCAAAGGTTATCTCTTTGTTGGATAAATTAGCTAAGAAAAACATTATCCACAAAAACAAAGCAGCTAACTTGAAAAGCAAATTAACTAAGCACGTTAATAAACTAGCTTAA
- a CDS encoding FadR/GntR family transcriptional regulator, producing MQIQRKTLAQEVADRLIEGIVSNEYAVGEKLPTEPELMKIYGVGRSSIREAIKILSIQGVLDVQQGVGTFVISNIIHESLESQMDKAQIEDVQEVRSLLDAKIAAKAALHRDEEQLEKIQFYLNQRNTLAEEKKALECYQADINFHIAIAEACGNSLLKEIYKITSSHILRSFEIRHNDTSSFIISQAIHERLYLAIENKNAEEAAFIAQQIVDQIY from the coding sequence ATGCAGATCCAAAGAAAAACATTAGCACAGGAAGTGGCAGATCGATTGATTGAAGGAATCGTCAGCAATGAATATGCTGTTGGGGAGAAATTGCCTACCGAGCCTGAACTTATGAAAATCTACGGAGTGGGAAGATCAAGCATTCGTGAAGCCATCAAAATACTTTCGATTCAAGGAGTATTGGATGTGCAACAGGGAGTGGGGACTTTTGTTATTTCTAATATCATTCATGAATCGCTGGAATCTCAGATGGATAAGGCGCAGATTGAAGATGTACAGGAAGTGCGTTCTTTACTGGATGCTAAAATTGCAGCCAAGGCAGCACTACATCGTGATGAAGAACAGTTGGAGAAAATCCAATTCTATCTGAATCAAAGAAATACATTGGCGGAAGAAAAAAAAGCACTGGAATGTTATCAGGCAGATATCAATTTCCACATTGCCATTGCCGAAGCCTGTGGAAACAGTCTTTTAAAGGAAATTTATAAAATAACAAGTTCCCATATTTTGAGATCTTTTGAAATCAGGCATAATGACACTTCCTCTTTTATTATTTCCCAGGCTATTCATGAACGACTGTATTTGGCTATAGAAAATAAAAATGCGGAGGAAGCAGCCTTTATTGCTCAACAAATTGTTGATCAGATTTATTAA
- a CDS encoding MFS transporter: MENITTKNIDTNKIVYPILFMISFSHFLNDLIQSTIPSLYPIVKGEFNLSFAQIGIITLVFQLTASILQPFVGIYTDKKPNPRSLAIGMGLSMAGLLLLAAAQQYYVILIAVGLIGMGSSVFHPEASRVAQLASGGQKGLAQSIFQVGGNSGSAIGPLLVALIILPLGKGYVGLFAIAAFIGIIVLWRIGNWYAERLSLKKSSKHPSDIIHINLSRKKVIFSITILLALVFSKYIYLASMTNYFTFFLIDKFHISVKDSQLYLFMFLAAVAVGTILGGKLGDKYGRKKIIWISILGAAPFTLCLPYLSLFWTITFAVIIGLIIASAFSAILVFATDLLPNKIGLVAGLFFGFMFGMGGIGSAVLGAVADDTSIEYVFKICAFLPLMGIITAFLPNLKK, encoded by the coding sequence ATGGAAAATATCACAACAAAAAACATCGACACCAACAAAATTGTCTATCCTATTTTATTTATGATCAGTTTCTCCCATTTTTTAAATGACCTGATCCAATCTACCATTCCTTCACTCTACCCCATCGTGAAAGGTGAATTTAATTTATCTTTTGCCCAAATTGGAATTATCACACTGGTATTTCAGCTTACAGCTTCCATTTTACAGCCATTCGTCGGAATTTATACCGATAAAAAGCCGAATCCAAGATCTCTGGCTATCGGAATGGGATTATCAATGGCAGGTTTATTATTGCTGGCAGCAGCTCAACAATATTACGTAATCCTGATTGCAGTCGGGCTAATCGGAATGGGATCATCCGTTTTTCACCCTGAAGCATCAAGAGTAGCTCAATTAGCTTCCGGAGGACAGAAAGGTTTGGCACAATCTATCTTTCAGGTTGGCGGAAATTCAGGGAGTGCTATTGGGCCTCTATTGGTTGCATTAATTATCCTCCCGTTAGGAAAAGGCTATGTCGGTCTTTTTGCCATTGCAGCGTTTATCGGGATCATTGTTCTGTGGAGAATCGGAAACTGGTACGCAGAAAGATTAAGCTTAAAAAAATCATCAAAACATCCGAGTGATATTATCCATATCAATCTATCCCGTAAAAAAGTTATTTTTTCAATTACCATCTTATTAGCACTGGTATTTTCTAAATACATTTATCTGGCGTCGATGACCAATTATTTTACATTCTTCCTGATTGATAAATTTCATATTTCTGTAAAGGACTCTCAGTTGTACTTATTCATGTTTCTTGCAGCAGTGGCAGTAGGAACTATTTTAGGGGGAAAATTAGGAGATAAATACGGAAGAAAGAAAATTATCTGGATCTCAATTCTAGGAGCGGCTCCGTTTACGCTTTGCCTGCCTTATCTTTCCTTATTCTGGACCATCACTTTTGCTGTTATCATCGGATTAATTATTGCTTCGGCATTTTCGGCAATCCTGGTATTTGCGACTGATCTTTTGCCTAATAAAATAGGATTGGTTGCAGGATTGTTCTTTGGATTTATGTTTGGAATGGGCGGAATCGGTTCGGCCGTATTAGGAGCAGTTGCAGACGATACCAGTATTGAATATGTATTTAAAATCTGCGCATTTTTACCATTAATGGGAATCATCACCGCATTTCTGCCTAATCTAAAAAAATAA
- a CDS encoding N-acetylmuramoyl-L-alanine amidase family protein — translation MYKQNFKIILSFLAILLFNFSSAQKKFTVVLDAGHGGGDIGANRNYSDIGLVQEKDVTLGIVLKLGAMLEKNKDFKVIYTRKIDEYPSLTDRTNIANRSKADLFISVHVNSSPSKTATARGTETFVQGPAQNRENLEVAKQENNVIYLDEKDKETFSSYDPSSPESLIALKLQQSKYLENSLILGTFVEDNFAKTGRYSRGVKQENLHILRRSAMPSILIETGFVNNYDDAAFLNSEQGRQETAENIYKAIIDYKKAVDRKTSSGTIVKKPEPEKPAEVALKNDFRILLITSSVKYNDGDPALKGLNYILTIKEGGVYKYYYSVTNMASTRDINLRTAKDAGFKNAYAVGFMPNQKLSTGYYTIELYAGPDKLSSNSFILQSLKDVDRTKTNGTFYYTYGKADSLEGAIDLQKDLEKKGIKNTVIQKVYK, via the coding sequence ATGTACAAACAAAATTTTAAAATAATTTTATCATTTCTTGCGATACTCCTTTTCAACTTTTCCTCTGCTCAAAAAAAATTCACCGTAGTCTTAGATGCAGGTCATGGCGGAGGAGATATAGGAGCCAACAGAAACTACTCTGATATAGGGCTTGTACAAGAAAAAGACGTTACACTCGGCATCGTTCTTAAACTGGGAGCCATGCTTGAGAAAAATAAAGACTTTAAAGTCATATACACCCGTAAGATTGACGAATATCCTTCTTTAACGGACAGAACCAATATCGCCAACAGAAGTAAAGCGGATTTATTTATTTCCGTACACGTAAACTCATCTCCGAGTAAAACAGCTACCGCAAGAGGAACAGAAACCTTTGTACAGGGGCCTGCCCAAAACAGAGAAAACCTGGAGGTAGCAAAACAGGAAAATAATGTGATTTACCTTGATGAAAAAGATAAAGAAACATTCTCCTCTTATGATCCCTCCTCACCGGAATCATTGATTGCCTTAAAATTACAGCAGAGCAAATATCTCGAAAACAGTCTTATTTTAGGAACCTTTGTGGAAGATAATTTTGCTAAAACAGGAAGGTATTCCCGTGGAGTAAAACAGGAAAACCTCCACATCTTAAGAAGAAGCGCCATGCCTTCTATTTTAATTGAAACTGGTTTTGTCAACAATTATGATGATGCAGCATTTTTAAATTCCGAACAGGGACGACAAGAGACTGCTGAAAATATTTATAAAGCTATTATTGATTATAAAAAGGCGGTGGACCGAAAAACTTCTTCAGGTACCATTGTGAAAAAACCTGAGCCGGAAAAACCTGCCGAAGTTGCTTTGAAAAACGATTTCAGAATACTTCTAATCACTTCATCTGTAAAATATAATGACGGAGACCCTGCTTTAAAAGGACTTAATTATATTCTGACCATAAAAGAAGGAGGAGTTTACAAATATTACTACAGTGTTACGAACATGGCCTCAACGAGAGACATCAATCTTAGAACCGCAAAAGATGCCGGATTTAAAAACGCATACGCTGTCGGGTTTATGCCTAACCAGAAACTGAGTACCGGGTATTATACCATTGAATTATATGCAGGTCCGGATAAACTGAGCAGCAATTCTTTCATTCTTCAGTCTCTTAAAGATGTAGACAGAACCAAGACCAATGGAACCTTCTACTACACCTATGGAAAGGCGGATTCTTTAGAAGGAGCAATAGACCTCCAAAAAGACCTTGAGAAGAAGGGAATTAAAAACACTGTTATTCAGAAAGTTTACAAATAG